The nucleotide window aacccagaaccttttaaCTAGCAGTCCAGTGCCCTAACCGTTGTagtagaccaggggtgcccaacttTTGTTAACCAAGATCTACTTTTAAAGTTGAGAGTGTATTGAGATCTACCAAGCCATATCGAGAGCCGTAGCGTAGCCACAATTTATTGCGCATCTATATAGGACACTGTTTCTGACCAATAGATAACGTTTTTACAATTATACATTCATTGTAAATGTGCGTGGGGCAAAGAATAAGCACAAGTAGCCCTTGTCCTGGCCTGAAACATCACAACAGACAGAAAGTTTtaagtttgtgtgtattttacaCAACAGTAGGAGTAGGCTACGCACAACGCATGAATGACCCAACATTTCTCGCGATCGACTGCACCTCAGCCCGCGATTGACTGGTCGTGTGCCCCACCCCTGTACTAGACCGTCCCGCATCCTACGCAGAAAAATAAAGTCCAACGACTTACGCCTCAAGTTCCAGACAGAGGTCACTTGTGCGTATTTATTTGCACGGAACAACAGTTCCCCTTGTCTCGTGGCCTCTGAGAGAACAGATCACCCATGATGATAAACCTTTGTCCCccgttggttttgttttgttcagttCCCGGAGATGAACAGCATCATGGTGGCCCAAGAAAAGACCTCGACAAAGATGGTCTTCTTCTTCATCCAGAACCTAGGGCTGCTCAGTGGATTCACAATAATACTGCTCATTACTATGTTCGCTGGAGAGATCAACCTGGGCTAGGCCAACCCGGCGACCCACACTGGAACATTTGAACAGAAGGATTGTAATAAGTTTCCTTTCTGCGCACAGTGAAACTGGGCAGGAGGGGGAATGTAAAGATCTTGTTTTGTACAAACAGAACGCAATGTTAAAATAAGAGATTTTACTTCTAACATTTTACTATCTTTGTAGCTGAAATCTTCCTCCACAAAAAAGGGAATGTATTTGTAATCATGTTGTGTCCGGAATCAGGACATTTTGCTTGAGCaaacaataaattatttttaCAGTCTCTTGCGTGGCATGGAGGTGTTTATTGATGCTTCTTGGCTCATCAATGGGGGTATTATTTTGTTATGGTTGATTTGAATGGGAGAGATGCAGACAGTGAACATAGGCACACTGAGAAGGGCTCTCCGATGCAAGTATCGTAGTGCTTATAGCGGATGCTAATCTACAACAGCCGTCCGTCCCCAGTGTGTGGGATGACCACACAGTGTGCTTGTTGTGTCAACAACTGATGTGTAACTCGGTCGACAGGAAACAGTCACAGCTTCTGCTCTGAATGACCGGACGGTCTCCCCAGCCTTTGTAATTTTCTTTTTAGAATTTTATCATTCTGAATCAAATATGAATATGATCACCAATAATTGTATCAGGTTTTTACAATGTCTGTTGATCTTTGAAATGTTATGTATTGattcatttattgtattttatttgattctCTTTTGATTTTGAATGAAGACATGTCACAACAGAAACATGATGTATGAAGCTCATCAGCTATAATCTTGATTGaggaagaaataataataaataatatcatGTCTTGGCTCAGCAATACATGCaacaattaattaatatttgttttaatataaaaaaaaatatatatatatatatatatgtagagagagaggaagactgTCATTATATATTCTTGTACCTCTATGGAacttacatacacatacatttggAGTACAGTGCACAAACAGCTTAAATTAAGTCCAATAAATTTGTATCTACGATTTCAATCACTGTCCTTcgtgtgtaaatgtatttaaatggTCACTTTAAATTGGCATTTTTAGCTTCCATAATACAGGAAATCTACTGGGTTAATATTTGAGGCGTACCTGTACTACAAATTCCAAAAGGCATTGCGTTCTTTTTCGACCAATCACACCGTCCCTCTCCTGGATAGCCAACCAGCGACCAGTAGGTTCAGCAGTGGAGAACAAGTGCGGAACTCTCCTCCGGATGCAAGTTAGATTTTGCTGTGCCAAGGAAAGCTGGTTTATCTGGATTTAGTCGTAAGTACCTTTATTaattctctctttttgtcttaTTTTCAAGCGACTTAAAGAGAGACTCTTACATATGACTTTACATTTGATCTTTGCTGGCCGTCTTGAACAAAATGCATGTTTTGATTGACACGTTAAACGCAGTTTTTAACGGAGGCGTAGATTTACATTTGCACTCCCTCCTTATATTTTTCCTAACTTCTGCTCATCTTGAgtgtttctgtttattttcttaACGGCGAGTTCTTTCACCGGGGATGTCGTGAGCAGACCAGACTGAGGGTCACCCACCAGGGTCGTGCTCTCCCAGAAGGAGATCCGATTTACCGGACTAATTATACCGATAATTAACTCATCCAGCAACAATTAAATAGCCCCTTTATCTAATCATAGGGCATCATGGAAAATGATATATTTTTATAGAACTGCGTGTTTTAGTATCGATTCAGGATGTAAATACGGTCTCTTCTATGTAGAGCTAGAAGCACGTCAGCTGTGTTGTGATCTTTTTCCAACTTTTCTATTTCAATTAGATGTAGTTATAGAAACATACAGTTTTGAACGTTAGAAATGTAATGCAGGACTACtttgttttataatttttttaaacttcaGATTATAGATTACTTTACTAGACTTCttaatacttttacttttttatttattgttgagTGTCGTCCTGCAACCTCAGCCCCGCGCAGCCCCCACAACTGTTGTGTAAACAGCTTTGggcactcgtgtgtgtgtgtgtgtgtgtacatgtatagtTTGTACTACATACGTGTACACATTAGGTGACCACCTTTGTGTCAACACCGAGTCCTACTGTTGTATCACCAGCGGAGCGACCGCCACAACATGGACGCCGTTCGGATCCGAAAGTACGACcccgaggaagacgaggaggcgGTGCGGGAGATCTTCACCATGGGCATGAGCGAGCAGGTGCCCTCGGCGTTCATGCACATCCTCAAGCAGCCGCCCACGCAGATGGTGCTGATGTGCGTGTTCTGCGCCCTGCTCACCAGCTCCAAGTCCTTCCTGCTGCCCATCCTCACCGTCACCCTCCTGCTGGCCGGCATCCGCCAGCTGGCCTGTCACATCATCACCAAGAAGTACATCGACTCCTGCCTCGAGTCGGACCTGGGCCGCATCGCCGACGCCTACCTGGCCAGCAAGGACACCTGCTTCTGGGTGGCGGAGAGCGACGGCTCCGTGGTCGGCATGGTGGCGTGCGTGCCGGCGCAGGAGgccaacggcggcggcggcatgcCGGGCTGCGCCCAGCTGAAGCGCATGTCGGTGCGGCGCTCGCACCGCCACATGGGCGTCGGCACGGCGCTGTGCCGGACGGTGGTGGCGTTCGCCCGGGAGCGCGGCTTCCCCTCCGTGGTGCTGCGCACGTCGGTGTTGATGACGGACGCCCAGCTGCTATACCGCCACGCGGGCTTCGCCGAGACGCGGCAGATCCCCGTGCCCAACTTCCTCGCCAAGGTGCTCAACTTCTGCCTGATCGAGTACCGGCTGGACGTCACGCAACAGGACGACCACAGAGACTAGGCGCCGTCGACCATAGACCTCCGGAtcggttgtgtgttttttacgCGCTTGTGTAcgaagcacgcacgcacaccgcGGTCATAGACGCGCACACAAGCTGGACTGATGGGACGAGCTGGAGAGAGAACACGCTGTCGGACGCTCAGTGTTGATACCCTCAGGCTGCGCTGGCTGGCTGGTCGGTTGTTTAttatttgtcatttatttatcaCATTAATTAACATTCATGAACGCGTGGACCAAACCCAAACCTGGTCGTGGACGAGCAAGGAGCGAGACCAACCCCGTCTAAGATGTCCTGTTTAAGACCATTTATTATTCATTAGAAGTGACTGATTCATTCATGTAGAGGAACGTTTTCTATAATTACTaccaattatatttatttctgTAAATTGTTTGAATCCCTCTTGACTGTTTTCCCAAGTCATTCTGCTTTTGGTGACTGACCAAATCTAAATAAAGCTCTGTAACTCCATTTCATTCCTCTTCTATGGCGTCATGAACTCGGAGCCCAGAGAGCTTCTTTGAGGGCCGCTGGGGGTGTGTTGGACTGCTGGTGTTCAAACCCTCTTTTGCTAGGCCCCTGGTGTTCAGAGTAGCTCAAACCCTCTCTTGCTAGGCCCCTGGTGTTCAGAGTAGCTCAAACCCTCTCTTGCTAGGCCCCTGGTGTTCAGAGTAGCTCAAACCCTCTCTTGCTAGGCCCCTGGTGTTCAGAGTAGCTCAAACCCTCTCTTGCTAGGCCCCTGGTGTTCAGAGAAGCTCAAACCCTCTCTTGCTAGGCCCCTGGTGTTCAGAGTAGCTCAAACCCTCTCTTGATAGGCCCCTGGTGTTCAGAATAGCTCAAACCCTCTCTTGATAGGCCCCTGGTGTTCAGAGTAGCTCAAACCCTCTCTTGATAGGCCCCTGGTGTTCAGAATAGCTCAAACCCTCTCTTGATAGGCCCCTGGTGTTCAGAATAGCTCAAACCCTCTCTTGATAGGCCCCTGGTGTTCAGAATAGCTCAAACCCTCTCTTGCTAGGCCCCTGGTGTTCAGAGTAGCTCAAACCCTCTCTTGCTAGGCCCCTGGTGTTCCTCAACCGCAACATGCTCAACGTTGTTAAACTCAAAGCCTTCACTATCTATTTTCATCCTACTGTGATGCTGCATGACTATGCTCCTTTTTAATTTGTGTGTTCCTTTGGGAGAGCTATAACACACAGGTCTGGTTTATAAGATGAAAAGGCTTGAGTTATGTTGGCGTGTTCCAATTTATTCTGATGACCTTCATCCTCATGTGAAACAATAAACGGAGCGCACTTGAACGGTTGGCGGAGAAGGAATCTGTCTTTTCAAACTGAACCCCGGTCAAACTAAAATTAGTCTGTCATGTTGAGACACGAGATGAAGGGCGGCTTTGGTacatccgtccgtctgtccgtccgttcTCTGCTGCCCCGGGTCTGGCTCCAGTCCCCTACAGCCTGTCTGGTCCTGCTGATGATGCGTGTTCCTCTCCCCCAGCTGAGCCAGCGAGGGGACACCATGGACCGGCTCCGGATCCGGGAGTACCGCAGCGAGGACTACCAGGAGGTGCGCCGGCTGTACGCCGCCGGCTTCAGCGAGAAGACCCACAGCCTGTTCGTCCACGTGCTGACCCGCCCCTGGGTCCAGCTGGCCCTGCTGGCCCCCCTCCTGGGGGTACTGGTCCTCTCCGGGTCCGCCCTGGCGTccctggccgccgccgccctcctgCTGTCCGGGACCCGGCTCGCCGTGGGCCAGCTCCTGGACCGGGGCGTTCGGCTGGGGCTCCGGGAGGACCTACAGGACATCGGCGCCAGCTACATGACCCCGGGCCGCGTGGCCTGCTTCTGGGTGGCGGAGGACGGCCCGGGCGGCCCCCTGGTGGGCACCGTGGGGGTCCTGCCCTGCGTCACCCAGCCCGGGGCCTGGGAGCTGAAGAGGATCTCGGTGCGCCGGGACCAGCGGGGGCGGGGCGTGGCCCGGGCGCTTTGCGGCGAGGCGGTGGCGTTCGCGGCGCGCAGCGGCGTGCGCCGCATGGTGCTCTACACCTCCATGCTGCAGGACGACGCCCAGCGGCTGTACCTGCGGCTGGGCTTCAGGAAGTTGGAGGAGTTCCTCTGGCCCTCGCTGGCGGCGCGGCTGGTCGGCTTCACCGTGTTTAAGTACGGCTACGACGTGCCCCCGCTGCGGGACGCTTGAACCGGCGGGGACGCGTTGTGTCTGCCTGCCGCCGGGTCAAGACGATCGTCACCACGTGTTGCAAAATTCCTCACAAAGTGCTACAAAAATCATCACAAAGTGTCACAAAATTCCTCACAAAGTGTTACAAAAATCTTCACAAAGTGTTGCAACAATCATTATCTTTTGTGTGCGTTTTAATTGTGCCGCTGACTGCAGTCACATTATTAcacttgtgttgtgttgttgaatTATCCAACATATTGCCGTCCCAGCTCTGGTTCTGGACACTGTTATCCGCCCCCAGGGCTTGAAATCATATTCCTAGCTGGTCGTCCCATTAAAGCAGTCAGGCACTTCAATGggcaacacgcgcacacacgcacacgcacacaggacgCTTCCATTCCGAACAGGATGGATGTCGACCCACATAGCTGATCTGtcagaggacgaggacgaggctGAGCGGATAAGAGTTTAACAGCAGGTAAGACATGATGGGGCTCCACAACCGCACCACGCGTCGGCGTGCTCAGGGAAAAGTAGACGTTAATTGCGGTCTGGTTTGGGAATGGCAGCCCTAAATGAAGCCACGGAAGGGGGTTGtgtcagaatgtgtgtgtgtgtgtatgtgtgtgtgatagctACAGCTAACTAGCAGCGGATCAGGGAGTGCCCTTCTGACAGACCGCCTCAGGAGAAGCGCAAAATGTGCGCTTTATTAAATGCTCAAAATTGCGTAGCCATCATGTCAACGCAAGGGAGGTCTTGTGGTTTGCATGGCCATGAAACGGGTACATGTTAAGGGATATGTCTGAATGCATTTCGTTTTTATCATTCGCGGGTCTCCATTACGCGTCCAATTGTGCCGTTATCAGCAGTTATGGTATTCACCCTCCTTCTGGTTATTCTATATGGCTAAATGCATCGCACATGCGGGAATCAGCCGTACAAATCATGTCGTTAATTGAACtctttcaacttcttgactaaTTTTGGCATTTGACTGAATGACTGTACCAGCATGTTACCGGAGCCCGGTCAAGCAAGTGTTTTTCTGAGTGAACCTTTGGTTTATTTACACCAGGGGGCGCTGATCtgcctattattatttttaatgaagATTTCCTGAAAGAATCGCATGCTTTAACGCATACACCTTGGTGGCTTTTGGATGACCTGTCTTAAGTTCCATGGTCCGGTGGTAAACCTGCCAATCATTCAGCGGGAGGGTCTGTCTGATGACAGATCCTCTCCTGTTTTCgcatttgtgtctgtatttttttttacataatgaTTTAATTACGAGTTTTTTTATTActgatattttattttatttttttattactaccataaaaaaacaaaacaaaccgatTGAACTATGAAACATTTCATTACGGACCAACGCAACGACATTGGAATTTTAGCGTTGTTatgcatatttatttgtaaGTAAACTATTCTTAATGTTAGGCTAGACGCTAGATCTGAAAGTCATGCTTTAAGAAGCCCTCCGCGCGCAACCGTTTCTATTTTCGGCCTACAGCTATAACAGCTAAACGCATCAGACACCTAATCCATAATTTATACTTACATTACGTAAGCAATGTCTCGTCCcaagaagcacacacaaacacacacgggcgACGCGATGGTGAGTAGGCTTCTTACTGCTGTTTTGGGTCCTGTTGGCCGAAGAGTGTGGTTGTCGTGTGGTTTGGTATCCTAGAATTGCTGTGGTTGTTTTATGCAAAGTGCGTTTCAAAAagagccccctccctccctccctctctctctctgctcattgAAATAAAGGGGTGCTAGACAGTCTCCATTGTGCTGAGTTTAGTATTACAGCAGTTGCGGATCTGACAATTTAGCCGACTGGAACATAGAGTTCAAACTGACTTTTTCCTGATGGGAAGGACAGATTGTATGATGTTGTTATTAGCTTGCCTGTATAGATTCGACCTTTTATTTAATCTTGAAACAAAAATTAACACCACATTTTACTTTAACTAACAGTTACAAGATGCTTTGATCCAAACGGAcccacagtgaattcagatccataaaattgaggagcaggtaggggttaaattGTACAGACATGTCATTATGGAaaaggtaggggctagacagtacagatcCATGTTATTgacgagcaggtaggggctagacctTGAATCCAGATCaatgtcattatggagcaggtaggggttagacagtacagacaggtcattgaggagcaggtaggggttagacagtacagacaggtcattgaggagcaggtaggggttaaacagtacagagacaggtcattaaggagcaggtaggggttagacagtacagagacaggtcattaaggatcaggtaggggttagacagtacagagacaggtcattaaggagcaggtaggggttggacagtacagagacgggtcattatggagcaggtgggggttagacagtacagagacgggtcattatggagcaggtgggggttagacagtacagagacaggtcattaaggagcaggtaggggttagacagtacagagacaggtcattaaggagcaggtaggggttagacagtacagagacaggtcattaaggagcaggtaggggttagacagtacagagacaggtcattaaggagaaggtaggggttagacagtacagagacaggtcattaaggagcaggtgggggtcagggggtgtcTTGCTCTAGAGGGCCTCCAGCTGGACTGGTCTTTGGGGGTGGGACCCGTTCAGGGTGCGCCCCCCTGGAGGGGCCGGCTGGCCCGGGGAGTCCTGGTGGAGCCACCCAGACGGGCCAGAGCCAGGGAGGCCagagcaggcccccccccccagggggtaGTAAACAGTAACGACcgtccctcactctcactctgtctgttaTCGGCCTCCACGCCGCTCAAAAGCTTTTAAATGGCCGCCCTGTGGCATCTGCCTCCTCTGCAGAATCACAGAGGGGCtcaatgagggggggggggctgataaaAGAACACTAATCctgacacacgcacgtgcacgcacacgcacaacgcacacacacacgcgcacacatatacactcactccctctcgctcttACACACTCTCCCCtccgtacgtacacacacacacacacacacacacacacacacacacacacacacacacacacacgcgcacccagaCCGGTCTCGGTGCCATCGACGCTGCGCTCAGCGCTGTGAGAGGACTGTCTATCCCGGAGGCGTTCTGGCCTGGTGTTTCACACCCCACTGTGCACTCCCCATCCCCGTGTAGTCGTTAAGGAGAGGCTCTCAGCCGAGGCCACCGCCTGAGGTCATCGAGGAGCAGGTCATCAGAGCGTCTGGCCCCTTGGGGGGCCCGCGGGGGTCGAGGTCGGGGCACGAGCCCAGAGCCCTCCTGCTGGGAGGTTAACGCCGTAGCCACTGCTGGGCTGTGTGACGGGTGCACGGGGTCACACGGAGGACTGTGTGCGGGCCGTGAGGAAGTgtaaaggaggaagaggaagagtcgGGACCGGCGGAGTGTGGTTCCTccaggtctctctctgtgtgtgtgtgtgtgtgtcggcgtcCCAGACTGGGACCGGCCCGCGGAGGAACGTATTGATCTGATCGTGATTGTGTTCCTGCAGCGGTTTCGATTTGTCTGTGAaagctcccgccccccccctgaggCGCCGTCCTCGTTGCTACGGTTAGCGAGGGGTGTAACCCAAACGGCAGCCTTGTGTCATTATCAGCGCTCCGGTCTGGTCACGAGGCGTGTGCATGAGAACgcagaaacaaaaacactttgGTGAGCGGGCGGGCTCTAGGACCCAGCGCTGGATCGCGGGCCCGGtggctcccctcccctcccctcccctccgctctGCCCTGCAGAAGGGATGAGGACAGTAGCGCAGTGCTACCGCtcggctcacacacacgcacacacacacacaccggccctCAACCCTCGGTCgcgtccctcttcctcctcctcctcctcctcctcctccacttcctcttcccctccttccctcccgcGGTTAGCCGTCTTCCCCGGTCCGTTCCTCCCCCTCGCTGGGAGACCAGGAGGGAGGACCACCTCTGGACGGACCACCACCTGGGACTCtgtagaccaccaccaccacccccttgGACCCTTTGGACCACCTGGGACTCTGTGGACCACCCGGGACCCTgtagaccaccaccacccccttgGACCCTTTGGACCACCCTgtagaccaccaccacccgggACCCTGTAGACAAAGGGGGGACCTGACCCGGAGTTTCCAAGGCTTTCTTGTGGGGGGGACGCAAACTGACAGGAGATGGAGTGACAGTGGGTTGAGTCATTAGTCGGAAACCTTCCGGAAGCATCCttaacccctccaccacctccaaccccagcaccgcctctcgccccccctTTCCTGAAAACACACTCGTCCTCGTGTGTGTTTTCGCCGCCCGCCGCCCagacccccacagccccccgGTCCCCGGCGCGCTCTGTCCCCAGCGAGGGTGCCTGTCTGGCAGCCACTGAGCAGGCGACATGTCCCACAGCCGGAGGAACGCGTACAACCGGGTGAGTGTCGGCCAGCCCCCCCtcgccccacacacacgtacacatggtgtgtgtgtgtgtgtgtgtgtgtgtgtgtgtgtgtgtgtgtgtgtgtgtgtgtgtgtgtgtgtgtgtgtgtgtgtgtgtgtgtgtgtgtgtgtgtgtgtgtgtgtgtgtgtgtgtgtgtgtgtgtgtgtgtgtgtgtgtggtgcggtcACTCCCAGACCGATCAATGAACAGGTTAGATGGTGTTTAGTGAgggctgtggttgttgtggatGGGGGCTTCTGTCGGCTGTCTGTCTGACGTCTGGTCAGAcagctgtctgtcctctctgtgTGGCAGACAGTAGTCTGGGGTCTGATCTGAGCACCAGTTTGTCCTCTCTGTTGGACACACAGCCGTCTGTCCTCTCTGTGTGAGGGACAGTAGTCTGGGGTCTGATCTGAGCACCAGTTTGTCCTCTCTGTAATCAGAGCAGACGTCACTAATCAGTTATGTGGTGTGCTCCTCTGGGTCATCCTGTCGGCTGCGGGCTCTTTGTTCAGCTGATACAAGCGATCTGGCATTGTGAGTTTGTGGACGTAGTTGGgtttaggggtgtgtgtgtgtgtgtgtgtgtgtgtgtgtgtttgtgtgtgtgttgattccGTAGACTAACTCTTAATTCTGTTTTATACATTTGAACGCGTATCTAGAGGCTCTGTGGAGCAGAACGTAAACCTGGTACACAATACCCGTCTAGCAGAGCAGCAAGGAGAGGAATGACATCACAGACGAATGACATCACTGGGTCCGTGTGTGATGTCAGAGGAGTGACATCACGGGGTCCGTGTGATGTCAGAGGAGTGACATCACTGGGTCCGTGTATGATGTCAGAGGAGTGACATCACAGGGTCCGTGTGTGATGTCAGAGGAGTGACATCACTGGGTCCGTGTATGATGTCAGAGGAGTGACATCAcagggtctgtgtgtgatgtcagAGGAGTGACCAAGCAGGGTCTGTGAGTGATGTCAGAGGAGTGACATCACGGGGTCCGTGTGTGATGTCAGAGGAGTGACATCACAGGGTCCGTGAGTGATGTCAGAGGAGTGACATCACTGGGTCAGTGTGTGATGTCAGAGGAGTGACATCGCTGGGTCCGTGTGTGATGTCAGAGGAGTGACATCACTGGGTCAGTGTTTGATGTCAGAGGAGTGACATCACAGAGTCAGTGTATGATGTCAGAGGAGTGACATCACAGGGTCTGTGAGTGATGTCATAGGAGTGACATCACTGGGTCAGTGTGTGATGTCAGAGGAGTGACATCACAGGGTCTGTGAGTGATGTCATAGGAGTGACATCACTGGGTCAGTGTGTGATGTCAGAGGAAGGACATTGCAGGTTTCATGTCACCTGGAAGAATCCCACCACTGACGTCGTCTGGAGAGCCTTCAAGAGCACATCATCACAGCACTTCCTGTCCTGCTGGGTCTCCATTACCTGTCCTGCTTggcctccacttcctgttctTCTGGGTCTCCCCTTCCTGTCCGGCTGCGtctccacttcctgtcctgtGTGGTTCTTGCGTGGTTCCGTCACTGGGCTCCTCTCCCAGTGTTTCGGCTCGTATGCTGGAGTAGAATGGCACTCAATAATTTACCACATCCCCCCACAGTagtacagtgcacacacacacacacacacacacacacacacacacacacacacacacacacacacacacacacacacacacacacacacacacacacacacacacacacacacacacacacacacacacacagggctaatCAGCTCGGATGTGGGCATTAAACATTCAAATCAAGACTTGACCCGTGTGATCCAGTCATATCTAAGACCTCTATCTGGGCTCGTGTGTTGAAATCCCAGGTTGTGTTGAAATCCCAACCTGTTCGTTGTTTTGAAAGACGTGAATTGTATTTGTCGGGTGACTATAAACTGCAGGGACTCTCAGGGATGTATTGAATAGTAAACTCTGCAGCTCTACTCTCTCTCAGCCCTGACATCCTGAATGGAGTGATTCATTGCACTGCGTTAAAAACACATTAAGCCTCTGCTTTGTGAACATTGTCGTACGCTGAGACTTTGTATCACCAGAGTCGCCTAACAACCGGTGAGTCCTCCTACTGGTTAACATGGAGGGAACACGTCATTACTtctgctggctggctggctggctggctggctggctggctggctggctggctggctggctggctggctggctggctgtctgtctgtctgtctgtctgtctgtgtctttgtattTTCTTGACGAGATAGTTATTTAAACTTCACTCCCCTTCCTTTTTTAATTTTGTAAAACATTGTGCACGGCCGTAAGCTGAAATCGCTGGTGCTCAACCGCCTAGTTTTGTAAACAGAAAGTGAACCAGCTAGTGTTCTAACCAGCTAGTGTTCTAACCGGCTAGTGTTCTAACCAGCTAGTGTTCTAACCAGCTAGTGTTCTAACCAGCTAGTGTTCTAACCAGCTAGTGTTCTAACCAACTAGTGTTCTGGTTTTCTGACGTCTGCATTCGTCTTGTAGCGACCACAGGTTGGATTCTTGACCGCGGTCCTGTGCCACACGTCATCCCCGACCACAAACCAACCTTCCCTgtccctcctcactctcctgtcCATTAAGTCACAGAATAATAACATGTGTACAAA belongs to Gadus chalcogrammus isolate NIFS_2021 chromosome 5, NIFS_Gcha_1.0, whole genome shotgun sequence and includes:
- the LOC130382920 gene encoding probable N-acetyltransferase CML1 isoform X1, producing MDAVRIRKYDPEEDEEAVREIFTMGMSEQVPSAFMHILKQPPTQMVLMCVFCALLTSSKSFLLPILTVTLLLAGIRQLACHIITKKYIDSCLESDLGRIADAYLASKDTCFWVAESDGSVVGMVACVPAQEANGGGGMPGCAQLKRMSVRRSHRHMGVGTALCRTVVAFARERGFPSVVLRTSVLMTDAQLLYRHAGFAETRQIPVPNFLAKVLNFCLIEYRLDVTQQDDHRD
- the LOC130382920 gene encoding probable N-acetyltransferase camello isoform X2, which gives rise to MDRLRIREYRSEDYQEVRRLYAAGFSEKTHSLFVHVLTRPWVQLALLAPLLGVLVLSGSALASLAAAALLLSGTRLAVGQLLDRGVRLGLREDLQDIGASYMTPGRVACFWVAEDGPGGPLVGTVGVLPCVTQPGAWELKRISVRRDQRGRGVARALCGEAVAFAARSGVRRMVLYTSMLQDDAQRLYLRLGFRKLEEFLWPSLAARLVGFTVFKYGYDVPPLRDA